In the Natronoglycomyces albus genome, GGTGCGCCCTAATCCATTGGAGACGCCGTTGCGAGCGCATCCGGCGGCCGCGTTGCGGCGACGGATCTGGTGGGCGCTGTTGGTTGTCTCCTCCATTGTGGGCGTGCTGGGATGGTTTCATGTCAACGACCTGGTTCCTGGGTGGGCCGTATGGGCGGGGCTCGGGGTGGCGCCGGTGGCTCTCTTGGCGGCGTTGGTTGCCTATCGGGCCCTTGGACATGCGGTCGTGGGCAGGTATGTGGTGGTGCGTTCGGGGCTGCTGAGCCGTGCGACCTCGGCTTTGGATCGTTCGTCGGTGAGCACGATTGCCGTACGCGAATCGTTGCTGCAACGGCGTTTGGGACTTAAGACGGTCTCGGCGATGACGGCGGCAGGCTGGGGAATCTATGAGGCGCCGGACGTGGCGGCCCAGGAGGCGGTCGCGTTCGCCGACGCGGCCGCGCCGGGGCTGCTGGAGCCGTTCCTGGTGGCTTCGTCCGACGAGCAATGACATTGAGCGGCGTCCAGGCAGATGGGCGACGGTTCCGAAGTGTCACCCATCTGCCTGGACGCGACCCTTAGCGTTCCGGGGAAAGTAGGTCCGATCGGGCCAGGAAGAGCCCGGCGAGGGCGCTGCCGATGACGGCCCAGCCCAGGGCGGCCCCACTCGCCATCAACAGGGACATGTCGTCCAGGCGCAACCATCCGACCTGGTAGGTCACGGGGTTAAACGAGGCGATCACCCGCAGATAGGTCGGGGCCGATTCCAGGGGGTAGAACAGCGGCGCGGCCAGCACGGCTGGCATCGAGATGATCGTGACGAGGAAGTTGCGGCGGGCATAGGACTGAACCTTGGTGCCGATCGCGGTGCCGACGCCGACCCAGCCGATGACGATGAGGCTGCCGATGCCCACCACCCGCAGGAAGTCGATCCCGCCCAGGGCGTTGCCACCGATGAGCCAGTACAGGCCGAAGAGGATGAGAATCTGGGCCAGGAAGAGGCCGCAGGCGATGATGGCGATGCTGAGCAGGTAGCCGATGGTGGAGCCACCTTGCATCGAGAAGATGGCGTAGACACCCCACTTGCGGTCGTTGGCCACATCGGACAGTGTCGCGGTCACGGCGCGGAAGGCCACGAGACAAGCGATGCCGAGCATGGCGAAGCTGAGGTAGGCCTGGAAGGAGTCTTCGCTGTCTGAGCCGACGAATCCGGCGACCCCAGCTGCGAGGAAGACGAAGAACACTACCGGCTCGATCAGACGGCCCAGGTAGGCGTGCCGCCAATTCCACAGCGAGAACCAGTGGTACTTGACCAGTGAAAGGGTACGGATCACGCGGTGCCTCCGCCGGTACTGAGGTCGACGTGGACCTTGTAGGCGTCCCACAGGTCGTCTGAGGCGGGGACGACGTTCATGAACGTATCGATGTCGGCGTCGGCGATAATACGCCCTTCGTTCATGGCGATCGCCCGGGTGCAGTAGCCGAGGAACCGGGACGTCTCGTGGGTGCTGACAATCGCGGTGGCACCTGCGGCGGTGCGCCGACTCAGGTATTCCATGACGCGCTTGATCGCGTCAGGGTCTAGGCCGGTGGTCGGCTCGTCTAGGATCAGCAGCTGCGGGTCACCGGCGATAGCACGGGCGATCTGGGTGCGTTGCAGTTCGCCACCGGAGAGCAGCTCCACTTCGCGATCGATGTATCGCTCCAAGCCCATGAGTTCAGTGATGGAGGCGACCGTGTCGCGTTCGACGCGCAGGCGCTTGCTGCGTAGTTCAAGCGCCATGGAGATGTTCTGGCGCACGGTCAACGACCAGTCCACGACGGTGCGCTGTGGGCACCAGCCTAGTTCGTGGGTGAGGACGTCCCTGGTGACAGTGCCGGAGTCAGCCGAGATTAGCCCGGCGAGGATGTCGAACAGGGTTGACTTCCCGGCCCCGTTGTGGCCCACGAGGGCGACGAGTTCACCCTCGCCGACGGAGAGGTTGATGCTATCGACGGCCTTGCGGGAGGCTCCTTTATATGTCTTGCTGACATTCTCGACTTTGATCACGTCACCGACTCCTTGCTGATCAGGTCCGCCGCTTCGCTGGGCGTGCTGGTTGGGCGAAGGTGGACGTGAATTAGTGACTCGGGCAGATGCGCGCGCACCTGGTCGATGTCCGCGCCCGTGTACCAAGAGGAGCAGCCCGTAGGTGCCGTGTCGGTATGGGCGGAGTCGGTCGCGTCGCGGGTGAGGTTGATGATCACGTTGATGAAGGTGCTTTCGCTGTTGGGGCGGCCCAGTATGTCCTGCGGCGTCGCGAGGACGACCAGTCCGGTGTCGGGGTTGACCGTCTACCGGGTGCGGATGCGTTCAAAAAGATCCACCCGAGACGTCAGCGACCGGCGGCGGAATCCCAGCGGGCTGTTATAGGGCTGCGCCATTCCCCGTTTTGCGTCCAGGATGACCATGCTAGCGCTGACCGAATCCCAACCACGTTTACACAGTGGGACGTAAGCGGAAATGAAGAGCGCACTGTCGGGAGTCTCGGTGGACTCCGCTTCGTCGACTTCTGCTTCATTGACAATGAGGATTATGCAAAAGTGCGAATTCAAGGCCGCAGGAGGCGAAGTTTACGCGGGTAAACGAGCCGACGAGAACGCTGAAAGTGCCTTTTGCATAGGCCTCAATGATTTCTTGGGCTTCGGGTGCTGTCATTGCAGCCTGCTATTCGAAGGGGTAATGAGGTGCCCTCTGATGGGTGTTTCAGAGGAAAAAGGGGGTTGGCACCGAGAAAATACCGCGTCAATGCATTCTTTTTCGCCGCCAGAGGCTTCGCTTTGCGAACTTACTCTGCCAAATGTGCACCCTTTTGGGCACCCGGCACAGGGCCCGAGGCGGGCATACCTCACCGCACCGTCGCGAATCGGCGAAGTGTCCGGAGCCCGGGTGCGATCGCGTCCGGGATATTACGGTCAGACGGGAGGTCGCAACTACCCGTGTTCGCTTGGTCGCAGCACCAAATGAGCTTACGAAAAAAATCTCCATTTGCTTGACCTCTTATGAAGATTTCTGTCATGATCACGATCAGGGGCCCTCCCATCCCTACGGCTCCCCAGACTGGAGTGAAGAATGAGCTTCGGCAATCCCCTGAGCAGTAAATCCCGTCGGTGGCGGTTCGCCCTAGCCGCCACGATGACGGGCGCTCTCCTGGCCACCACCACGGTGGCCGCCTCCGCTTCGGCGCAGCCGGGCCCGCCAGAGAACCCCGGCAAAGGTAGCGGAATCGTTGATGAGATCAAGCGCAAGATCTATGTGAAAAAGACGCTGCGATCGATGACCTTGGAAGAGAAGGTCGGGCAGCTATTCATGCCTTATGTTTATGGGCAGACTTCCGACACCACCAACCCGGCCGATGTGGCGGCCAACCAAGCTCTCCACGGAGTCGACAACGGGGATGAGCTCATGGAGGTCTATAACCCCGGTGGCATCATCTACTTCGCCTGGTCGAACAATGTGGACAACCCCAACCAGATCGCTGGCCTCTCCAACGGCCTGCAAATGGCGGCGACCAACACCGGTCCAGAAGTGCCACTGTTGATCTCGACCGACCAAGAACACGGCCGTGTCGCTCGGGTTACCGACCCGGCCACGCAGTTCCCCGGCGCGATGGCACTTGGCGCGACTCACGACCCGCAGGCGGCCTACTCCGCCGCCGATATCGCGGGCCTCGAACTCGGGGCGGTGGGTATCAATCAGAACTTCGCCCCCGTCGCCGACGTCAACGTCAACCCCAACAACCCGGTCATTGGCATCCGGTCCTTCTCCTCGGACCCGCACTTGACCGCTGACATGGTCAGCGCCCAGGTCACCGGTTACCAGGAAGGCAGCGGAGGCATCGCCGCAGCCGCCAAACACTTCCCCGGCCACGGCAACACCGACGTCGACAGCCACTACGCGCTCCCGGTCATCCCCCACACCTACGAGGAATGGCAGCAATACGACGCGCCACCATTCGAGGCCGCCATCGCCGATGGCATCGACGTCATCATGACCGCGCACATTCAATTCCCCGCCCTGGACGACTCCGGTCGCCCCGCCACGCTGTCGCAGCCGATCATGACCGACCTGCTGCGCGACCAGTTGGGTTTCGAGGGACTGATCATGTCCGACTCGCTAGCCATGGAAGGCGTGCGGGAGGACTTCACCGATGAGGAAGTCCCGGTATACGCGCTTCAGGCCGGAGTGGACATGCTGCTCATGCCGCCGGACACGGAGTTGGCCTTCAACGCCGTGCTGGATGCGATCGCCGAAGGTGAACTCACCGAGTCACGCATTGACGAGTCTGTGAAGCGCGTTCTGTCTCTCAAACACAAGCGGGGCATCGTCGCTGATCCGTTCGTCGATGAGGACGCCGTCGATGACATCGTCGGTATCCCCTCTCACCGCGAGCTAGCCGCAGACCTGTCGGCACAAACCACGACGCTGGTGCAAAACGACGGAACCCTCCCACTGGACGCCGCAGCCGGTCTCACCACCCTAGTGACCGGAAACGGCGCGTCGGCGGTGGAGAGTATCGCCCAGCAGCTAGGTGACCGTGGCTACGACGCTACGTCGCTTCACACCGGGACCGCCCCGGGTCAAGAGGACATCGACGCCGCCGTCGCCGCTGCGGCGGAATCCGATTTGGTCGTCCTCACCACCACTGGGGTCAACGAAAATTCTGGCCAGCTGCCTCTCATCGAGGCCTTGTTGGCCAGTGACACCCCCGTTGTGGCCATTGGGACTGGAACTCCATACGACATCGCGCACTATCCACAGGTGGAGGCCTACGTCGCCACCTATGGCACGACCGGTGACTCCCTTACCTCGCTGGTCCAGGTGCTGTTCAACGAAAGCCCCCCGATCGGGGCACTGCCGGTGACAATCCCTGTCGCCGACGATGAGGACACCGCCCTGTTCGAGATCGGACACGGCCTGGGCTACTAGCCATGCCATCCCGGGGCGCGGATACGCCCCGGGATGGTCTCCTCATCATCAACACAACTTAAATCGCTGGAGAGCGGCACATAGACGGGCTCGCGGCCGCAAGAGGCGGGTACCACGCAAGTGGTTCTCCCTAACGAGAACTGCCCCGCAGGCCCCACCATGAGCCCTCTCCAGGTTCTCCTGAGGGTGGCCTCGGGGCCCGAGGACGCATCTGACCGGGGTCTAAATGGCGCAGATGCCCATGATGTTCAACAGGGTAGACATCAAAGGGACGTCCCCCGGGCTCCGAGACCACCCTCCCTTTGAGCCCACAGAGAGTGAAGGACACGCAATGAAGCGCAGGAAAATATTCGGTACCGCCGCCCTTGCGGCGGGTACCGCCGTCGGCGCGACCGTGGCGGCCAGCCCAGGCCACGCCCGTCGCGGACCCCGGGCCGTCAAACCCGGCATCGAGATGCTGGCGGATACCAATTTCAAAACGCTTAAGGGCCAAGCAGTCGGGGTTATCTCCAACCCGACCGGGATTTTCCCGGACCTGCGCCACGAAGTCGACGTCATGCATGACAGCGGCGACGTCAACATCGTTGCCGTGTTCGGTCCCGAGCACGGTTTCCGCGGTACCTCTCAGGCGGGGGATGGCGAGGACTTCTTCTACGACCCGAAGACCGGTCTGCCGGTGTATAACGCCTACAACGACGCCGACACGATGGCCCAGCAGTTCGTCGACGCTGGGGTGGAGACCGTCGTGTTCGACATCCAAGACGTTGGCTCGCGCTTTTACACCTACATCTGGACGATGTACCGAGCCATGGAGGCCGCTGCGGAGCTGGGACTGCGCTTTGTCGTGCTCGACCGCCCCAACCCCATCAGCGCCCAAGAGGCCTACGGCCCGGTTCTGCACGAGCAGCATGCCACGTTCGTCGGTCTCAAACCGATCTCACAGCGCCACGGGATGACCGTTGGAGAGCTGGCCAAGCTCTTCAACGGCGAGTTTCTACCGGAGACTTCGGGCCCGGTGGATCTGACGGTCATCGAAATGCGGGGCTGGAAGCCCGACATGTACTTCGATGAGACCGGTTTGCCGTGGGTAGCCCCCTCCCCCAACATGCCCACGCTGGACACGGCGATTGCCTACCCGGGCACGTGCCTATTTGAGGCGACGGCGCTCTCGGAGGGTCGCGGCACGACTCAACCGTTTGAGTTGATCGGCGCGCCCGACATTGACCATGCGTGGGAAGAGGCGCTCAATGCCTCCCAATTGGAGGGCGTGCGATTCCGCGAGGCGTACTTCAATCCGTGGTTCTCCAAGTGGGCCAGGCAAGTGTGCGGCGGGGTCGAAGTCGACGTCACCGACCGCGATGCCTTCGACCCGATCCGGACCGGGCTGGCCATGATCATCGCCCAACAGCAGCTTTTCGACCAATATCAATGGCGTGACCAGGATGGCGGCGGCGCGTTTTGGCTCGACAAACTGACCGGAAACGACGGGATTCGACTCGCCATCGAGGACGGTGCCGATATCGACACCGTCACCTCGATTTGGGAGGACGATCTCGAGGCTTTCCGGCAGGTGCGTCGAGAGTACTTGATCTATAGACGTCGCGGTCGTCGCTAAATAACAGGTGGGTGGGCAGCTTTGACAGCTGCCCACCCACCTGGCTTTGGGGGCTTCTCGCCGCCACAGCCTCTTGTCGCACCCAGCTGTGATGACTGGCCACCACAGTTAGGCGAATTCGCTGTGCCCGACCGACCGCGATATGCGAGTGTGTACATCCGGGCATGGACATTGAAATATGAGCATATTCCGATCTAGGTGAGCGCGAAGCGTCGTACTCAGCGCCTAGGCCGGCCTTTGAGTCCATGAAGGAACATTATGAAACGCCGACAGATTCTCTCCTCGGCGGCCAGCGCCGCCGCCATTCCCGTTGTTCTCCACGCCACGGGTACGGCCTCCCACGCCGACCTCAGTGGCCCCACCGCAGAGGAAGAGGCGAAGCCCATGGCTGTGACGCCAGCGGGTCCGCCCACGGTGAGCCCCGACGACTTGGAGTTTTCCCCTGTGTCCCTTCGCTATGGTTCGGCCCGGCAAGCCGGTCTAATCGCCGAACACATCGACCGAATCGTGCCGGAGACCTCAGCCCATCTTGAAGGCCCGTCTCCGTCGTTTCCTGGCTTTGTGGTGCTGGCGGCCCGCAATGGTGTCATTGTCACGCACGAGGCTGTCGGCCATCAATTGCGCTACGAGAGCTGGGATGCGCAGAATCAGGAGGCCATCGAGCTGCCAGCCGATCAGTGGGAGCAGATGCGTCCAGACACCATCTTCGACTTGGCTTCGATTTCCAAGCTGTTCACCGAGGTCGTCGCCGGTCAGTTCCTAGACCAGGGTCTGCTTGAGCTGGATGCGCCGTTGATCGAGTACTTGCCGGAGTTCGATTCGCTTGATGCGGAGAAATCACCGATCACGATTCGCCAGCTATTGGCGCATACCTCGGGCATGATCGCCTTTATCAATTTGTATCGGTTGCCTGACAACGAGGCGCGCATGCGGGAAATATACGAATTTCCCTTGCAGTTCGAACCGGGCACCTCCTACACCTATTCGGACCTCAACCTCATTGTGTTGGCCAAAGCTTTGGAGCGTATCAGCGGCCAGGGGCTTGATGTCTTGGTGCGCGAGGGCATTACCGAGCCGCTGGGAATGACCGACACGGGTTACAACCCTTCTTCAGAGGTGTATGGTCGCACCGCCGCGACCGAGTATCAGCCGTGGATTCCCGAACGTGGTCTGGTGCGCGGTAGCGTTCACGATGAGAACGCCTGGTCTTTCGGTGGCGTCGCCGGCCATGCGGGTCTCTTCTCGACGGCCCGGGATCTAGCTACGTTTGGGCAGATGGTGCTCAATGGAGGTGAGTACGGAGGCGCGCGCATCCTCTCCGAGGAGACGACCCGCTTGATCTTCACCAATGACAATGCCGACCGCCCGCCATCGGCGGCGCGGGGGCTCGGCTGGCAGATCAACCAACCGTTCTATATGGACGCCATGACATCCCCGGTGACGGTGGGACATACCGGGTTTACTGGCACGTCGCTGGTTCTCGACCCGCTGTCGGGCTCGATGTTGATTTTGCTGTCCAACCGAGTTCACCCCACCCGCGAGCGGGGCACAGCGTCGGTCTATCGACGAGCGGCGGCCCGACCGATGAGCCGAGCGGTTCCAGTTCGGCCCACTCAGGGCTCATCGTGTTGGTTCTCCGGGCAGGAGGACGGGACCACTTCGACTCTGACGGTGCCCTTGTCGCAGCCGGTTTCGCAGGGGTCGCTGTCGTTCGACCTGTGGTACGACACCGAGCCGACCGACATCGGTCGATTGTTGGCCTCAGCGGACGGCCGTGAGTGGACTCCGGTGCCTTTCGAGGCGACGGTACGGGACCACCAGTGGAGCAGTGACGGCTCGTTCGCGGGATTTAGCGGCCGTCAGTGGGCCAGCGCGTCCGCGTCTCTGCCCGTTGGCACCACTCAGGTGCGATTTAGCTATGAGAGCGATCAGTTGTATCAGGGGCGCGGGATCTATGTCGACGCCATTGTGGCGAGGAACCGTCGTCGCCCCATCTTTATGAGCGCTCGCAGGGCGGACGCGGACAGTATGCGGCTTGAGGGCTGGAGCGAAAGCGGCGACTAGGTATGTGGAGGCTTATGCAAAAGTGCAAATTCAAGGCCGCAGGAGGCGAAGTTTACGCTGCTAAACGGGCCGACGAGAACGCCGAATGCGCCTTTTGCATAAGCCTCGCTTTAGGGTTTTGGGCTCTGGCTGGTAGTACATGTTCACTGGAGTCCAGTAGGTGTGAATGGGTGCGACTACGGCCAGGGGCGGAACCCATCTTTGCGCTTTGCCGAACAATTGGAGGCCACCCGCCATAAGCGGGTGGCCTTTTTGCGCCCGGGGCCGGCCGGTGATTGTGCGGAGCCGATAGCACCGCGGTGCGAATTTCTTCAACTCCACTGTGTTGCTACCCGATGCCACAAGATCCTGGTGCCGCAACGGAAATCAGTCCCACGGCGCCACGAATGGTCGCTGTGGTTTTCCAGATCGCTTGCGCGCCAAGCAGGGCATCGACATGGTTCGATTTGAAAAATTCCCAAATTGAAGCGTTTTCACAGGTTAATACGGTCAAACGGCGCGATGGACACAAGCGAAACATCGGTCACTTTCTGAGAAAAATCTTTTCAAGATCTTGAAATTGACTGGAGATTTTCGTCATACTAGGCGGTAGCGAGTGATCCTCCCCCGCTAGAGGACCTGAAGGCGCGTTGCCCCAAGGATATCGACAGTGGTGAATCCACTTGCTACCCCACATATGAATAGCCCTCCATCCTCCGAACCAGAAAAACTCGACAGTCCTCTCTTTCTCGCCATCGCCCGTCCCGCTATCGCACTAGCCATTGTGGCCTATTTATAGGCGACCGTGGTACCACGCATTCGCAGGCCGGTCTCGACGTCATGCCTGAGAAACCTAGCCTTCACTCGAACTTCTCTCCACGGTGATGCCGTCTAGGTCGTGAAAGGGACCAATTGAATACAGGGAGGCCTCTCTCGAGGCGTTGACTCAGCGTCGCGCAAAGACGTTCGCATACTGACGCGGCGAATCTGTGGTACCAAATTGAGAGGTTGCCTCCGGGTTCATCCCCCGGGACATTGCGGGAACTCGCTCTCACCCTTGAGCGGCCTGCTTCGCGGACCACCTACGGGCTGGCCTGATTCGAAAGTCCCCCGATTCCAGAACCGAGTGAACCCTTGTCGGTTCTGTCGTTCCCGAAAATGAGCATACGGAGAAAAGCACATGAGCAATAGCAAATTCAACCGCCGGGCGCTGCTGGCCGGCACTGCCAGCGTCGCCGGATTGGCTGCCCTTCCGGCTCTCCCGGCCAACGCCGATGTGTCCCAACAAGCGGTCTTCAACAGCGTCGCCCACTGGGGAGCCCGTTCACCCAACGGCAC is a window encoding:
- a CDS encoding ABC transporter permease, yielding MIRTLSLVKYHWFSLWNWRHAYLGRLIEPVVFFVFLAAGVAGFVGSDSEDSFQAYLSFAMLGIACLVAFRAVTATLSDVANDRKWGVYAIFSMQGGSTIGYLLSIAIIACGLFLAQILILFGLYWLIGGNALGGIDFLRVVGIGSLIVIGWVGVGTAIGTKVQSYARRNFLVTIISMPAVLAAPLFYPLESAPTYLRVIASFNPVTYQVGWLRLDDMSLLMASGAALGWAVIGSALAGLFLARSDLLSPER
- a CDS encoding ABC transporter ATP-binding protein: MIKVENVSKTYKGASRKAVDSINLSVGEGELVALVGHNGAGKSTLFDILAGLISADSGTVTRDVLTHELGWCPQRTVVDWSLTVRQNISMALELRSKRLRVERDTVASITELMGLERYIDREVELLSGGELQRTQIARAIAGDPQLLILDEPTTGLDPDAIKRVMEYLSRRTAAGATAIVSTHETSRFLGYCTRAIAMNEGRIIADADIDTFMNVVPASDDLWDAYKVHVDLSTGGGTA
- a CDS encoding glycoside hydrolase family 3 protein yields the protein MSFGNPLSSKSRRWRFALAATMTGALLATTTVAASASAQPGPPENPGKGSGIVDEIKRKIYVKKTLRSMTLEEKVGQLFMPYVYGQTSDTTNPADVAANQALHGVDNGDELMEVYNPGGIIYFAWSNNVDNPNQIAGLSNGLQMAATNTGPEVPLLISTDQEHGRVARVTDPATQFPGAMALGATHDPQAAYSAADIAGLELGAVGINQNFAPVADVNVNPNNPVIGIRSFSSDPHLTADMVSAQVTGYQEGSGGIAAAAKHFPGHGNTDVDSHYALPVIPHTYEEWQQYDAPPFEAAIADGIDVIMTAHIQFPALDDSGRPATLSQPIMTDLLRDQLGFEGLIMSDSLAMEGVREDFTDEEVPVYALQAGVDMLLMPPDTELAFNAVLDAIAEGELTESRIDESVKRVLSLKHKRGIVADPFVDEDAVDDIVGIPSHRELAADLSAQTTTLVQNDGTLPLDAAAGLTTLVTGNGASAVESIAQQLGDRGYDATSLHTGTAPGQEDIDAAVAAAAESDLVVLTTTGVNENSGQLPLIEALLASDTPVVAIGTGTPYDIAHYPQVEAYVATYGTTGDSLTSLVQVLFNESPPIGALPVTIPVADDEDTALFEIGHGLGY
- a CDS encoding exo-beta-N-acetylmuramidase NamZ family protein produces the protein MKRRKIFGTAALAAGTAVGATVAASPGHARRGPRAVKPGIEMLADTNFKTLKGQAVGVISNPTGIFPDLRHEVDVMHDSGDVNIVAVFGPEHGFRGTSQAGDGEDFFYDPKTGLPVYNAYNDADTMAQQFVDAGVETVVFDIQDVGSRFYTYIWTMYRAMEAAAELGLRFVVLDRPNPISAQEAYGPVLHEQHATFVGLKPISQRHGMTVGELAKLFNGEFLPETSGPVDLTVIEMRGWKPDMYFDETGLPWVAPSPNMPTLDTAIAYPGTCLFEATALSEGRGTTQPFELIGAPDIDHAWEEALNASQLEGVRFREAYFNPWFSKWARQVCGGVEVDVTDRDAFDPIRTGLAMIIAQQQLFDQYQWRDQDGGGAFWLDKLTGNDGIRLAIEDGADIDTVTSIWEDDLEAFRQVRREYLIYRRRGRR
- a CDS encoding serine hydrolase domain-containing protein, yielding MKRRQILSSAASAAAIPVVLHATGTASHADLSGPTAEEEAKPMAVTPAGPPTVSPDDLEFSPVSLRYGSARQAGLIAEHIDRIVPETSAHLEGPSPSFPGFVVLAARNGVIVTHEAVGHQLRYESWDAQNQEAIELPADQWEQMRPDTIFDLASISKLFTEVVAGQFLDQGLLELDAPLIEYLPEFDSLDAEKSPITIRQLLAHTSGMIAFINLYRLPDNEARMREIYEFPLQFEPGTSYTYSDLNLIVLAKALERISGQGLDVLVREGITEPLGMTDTGYNPSSEVYGRTAATEYQPWIPERGLVRGSVHDENAWSFGGVAGHAGLFSTARDLATFGQMVLNGGEYGGARILSEETTRLIFTNDNADRPPSAARGLGWQINQPFYMDAMTSPVTVGHTGFTGTSLVLDPLSGSMLILLSNRVHPTRERGTASVYRRAAARPMSRAVPVRPTQGSSCWFSGQEDGTTSTLTVPLSQPVSQGSLSFDLWYDTEPTDIGRLLASADGREWTPVPFEATVRDHQWSSDGSFAGFSGRQWASASASLPVGTTQVRFSYESDQLYQGRGIYVDAIVARNRRRPIFMSARRADADSMRLEGWSESGD